The Xyrauchen texanus isolate HMW12.3.18 chromosome 33, RBS_HiC_50CHRs, whole genome shotgun sequence region TTTCTTCCGCCATCGTGATTAGACtattatacaaagttttacagAGCAAGAGCCTGTTAGCTTAGCTTAAAGATGGCTGACACTATCTTTACATTCTATGAGTAAGATCCCGCCTCATATGGGCATGGTGAAAACATGCGGAACTAGCTACTAATACTGGCTGTAGTTTAAAGCCTCTGTCccaaaaatcctccgatgacgcaaaaTGACGATTTTTGCGTCGTCGGAGGATTTTTTTCcagactaaaaatgaaattttctctcatatcatggggatatgaggtggggaagcagggtaattcgaaaatactactggttttctactgatacaaagcttaatgctacatcctggagtatccctttaaccagcctcatgttgttccaaacccataggtCTTTCTTAATTGGATGTTAATGACTGCGTCaatcagtccccattcactttcattgtattggaaAGAGTAGTGTCAACTAGAGGTAGGCCGATGTATCggtaccgatagttgctttttggaactgttttaaaaagttgtatttttatttaattgaagcaAGGGCATGGAAAGAAAAATGCCGCTATATGGAATTAATACCAAATAAAGAGCACTGTAATGGGGCCAAGTCtccattatttcaaaataagagtccccgatTGTTTTGTAGCTATTACTGTGATTTTGATTGAACAATGAATTGCATCTGAGACTCTTGTAGCTTATATGTTGGTGCCTGTCACAGTGAGGAAGGAGTaagaaatgcatttaacattcTGTAAATCGATTTGAAAGGTTTAATGGATAGTTCATTCACTttccaatacaatgaaagtgaatggggactgataGACACGGTCATTGACATGCAATTACGAAAgccatattggtttggaacaacatgaggctgataAACTAATGACCGTGATGATAGTGAtgattttccatttttaaatgtttttttttaattatatactgtaaaaatacttaGATGTACATATTTATGTCTAAACaagaaatgcacattattttaatgtattgttcTTTGATTATTTAATAAAGGCACACCTCTATAGTAGCTTATGGGGAAGAGTTTTTCTTTGGAGGAGGGGGCATTTCAAGTTGCCATCCGGTAAGAGATGATTAATGAATTATTATGCAATTGATGTGTGCTGCAGCTTGTTTTTCAAGGTATCTGAAAAGCAAAGAAGATATCTGAAATGTATGTATGTCTTAAGTTAGAGTCATTACAAAAGTAATTGGACCTAATGATTGTTACCCAGCATAATTATGAAATTATCTCATGTTTCAGGGTGGTACACTTCTAGGTATGCCTGATTCCATTGTGGATCTTGGAAACACTGAAATTCCTCGAGACCTTTTTCTGGAATATCTCTCTTCTTTCAGTGAGTCTACTTATAGGTCAGTATATCTTTGCTTTTGGATGTAACAGGAAACTGCATTGATTGTTCAAATTCAGTTATGTTAAAGCCTCACAAATCTCTACAGCCAACTTTGTCCCATATTGCTCCCCTCTCTTTCCTTAGACCTGAAAAATACCACCTTTTTGAACACAACTGCAACAACTTCAGTTGTGAGGTGGCCCAGTTTTTAACTGGAGCCAAGATTCCCTCATACATCACTGATCTCCCATCTGAGGTGCTTGCAACGTAAGtctgactgtggcagggcggagggcggggccgggtcgtgatcctacacacccggtcccgtattaggctaattatgcctccgtgaggtttaaaggtcgactgcagagggctgtgcgggagagagagatcgttagcggacatgtccgtcatgtgtgtttgtgttgtcttttaagttttaatCTGGAAGACCtgcttttaaaagaaaaaaatgtaaaacaaaaaatgtaaaaaatttacacTGTGTTTACACTGTTCACTGTTGTGTCTTTTCAGTCAAAGAGAACAGTGTAAACACAgtgtaaattttttacattttttgttttacatttttttcttttaaaagcaGGTCTTCCAGATTTCCTTCTCAGTGTCTCATAATAAGGAGATGGGAGATTTTCCTCTTGAACTATCTAATGTTCCATTAAGTGATATACAGTGCAGACAGATGGATCAGACACAATGATACTTCCTAAGGTAATTACTAATtaatgacaaaacattttaaaaatgttagcaCTACTAACCTATGTGAAATAGGAAAATGTTATCCTCCAAACCTAAAAGTATATTTGATTACATTTCAAGTATCATTACCTTTTTTCTTGGCATAAGCATCAGATAGTAATGAATTAACTCTTTACAATCATCAATGGAAATATGACCTATTTAAATTGTAGAAATGAAGCCCAAAGGAAATTTCAAAGCAAAATTCCCTTTATTAGACTGCAGGTGTCTCTGTCCTACCTCAGTAAGGTCTGTTATTTCAGAAGCTTTAAGAGGAATAAcatgatttacttgcattgtgttgaATTTAAAGGCATTTTATTTGTTAGTTTTGTAAAACTTTAAATCAAGCAATCAGACATTGGTAAAATATGATATACATTGAACTAAATGGAATTTTATTTAGTGCCATttatttatgtgtaaaataaTTTGACTATCCATGCTCTTTTACTGTTATTAGAGGCCATCGAGTGCATAACCCATTTTCAGATGTCACTTTTTACTCAGGCAGTCTTTCCATCAGTCTGCTGATTATTGACCTTTTCCATGTTTTAAGTTGTCAGAACTTACCTTTACTCAGAACTAACTAATATCAATCCTAGATTACTGTGAATACATACTCAAGAGGGTTTAAGAGGGTCTGTGACATTACAGGAAGCTCAATAACAAGCCAGAATCATGTCATGAATATTAGGCTAATGAATGCTTTATAAAACTTGTTAAGTAAGCCAGCAAAACATGGACCAAGCAGGACAGTTGTAATCTTGTGTCTCAtgcctatgttttttttttacatttgttactTTGGTTTTATGGTATAGCAAATTTAAGAGGAGTGGGGCTAACACCACaccataaataatataattatataaccaGCAGTAAAAACGGTTAATATCTCTAAATGGCCTAATGGATAAAATCATAAACACAATGTGTGCACAATTTTTTAATATGAGATTTTCTGTtataaacattaataataatacatttaacagtatattaattattatgttCAGGTTATGCTGCCAGAAATGTCTTATTCTATATGTAAATATCAATAAGAGCTCTTTATTCCTTTTTGTCTCAAATAAGTCATTTATGTGTATTTATGAGTCATTTATGTGTCGCttcttgaaaaacaaataaagacattttgaaGAGATTTTAAAGAAGTgcttgtgcatgtttttgttctTCCTTATTCCTTGTTAGGTCCAAATGGCACAAGAGAACTGCATTTATCTTGTTTGATGTGTAAACATTATCATCATATTGATCATCTAAATGTTAACTGTATGATTACTTTGAAGTTACATATTTGAGCTTTTAAGTTACATATGTTACTTTTTACAATCTGGTTCAAATTGTTCTGATGGTTCAAATGAACAATTCAAAAAAACTTTTTCAGTCCTAAAAGTTTTCCATTGTTAAAGTTTACTTGTACATTTAATGTTGCATTTAAATTGCATCATCTTGCTTACATCATCCTTCTTTATACATATAAGTTCAAATATGCTGATGTTAACCGAGGCATTTCTTTAACGACAAAAGATAACTTATTTTTTATCTATATCTACTTACAGTAAATAAACCATTAAATGATTTGCTTTGCTTTCCAGGTAAGCCCACCAAATCAGAAAGTCACTCACTTCCATATAATTTATGGTTGGCATTAACATGGCAGCATTATTTTAGTAGCTGTCCATGCACAAAACACTAGACATTTATATGATTTCATGGGCCATGGCACCAATTAACCACTAAAGCTTTTTAAGGTGTGATCCCACCCAAATGGCTGTCATCTGTTACTGTCCTAACAGATAAAAGATTTGACATGTAATCATGTGGGAAATGTACAGCCAGTGCACTGTTTGACATTACAATTAGAGGATAAAAGGGCAAGGGAGAGAGCATGTTACCATtgttcatattaacattttgtaagagatattttttagaaaataataatttgaactaCAATTAGCATGTTTTAAAAAGCGTAGAAATTTGAAAGTGGTCTGAATAAGAGCAAAGATAATGAGGTTGTATTAAACCTCAAACAAAATGTAGGAGGCATTTTAAGCAACATGTTAAACATAATCTGACTGTTGATGTGTTCATCTGCAGCTCAGAGTCTGTGGTTTTGTTCAACACTCTTAGCAACTAATCTGCTATGGAAGAATGTCTTCTTGAATGTTGCAGCATGGAGTTATGTGAAGCTGGAATTTTAGTGCATTATACACACAATGGTGCTGAAAGATCAGGGCACTATTTGTATGCAATCTCCAACAAAATAAAGACAATACGAAAGGATCAATTATCCATGCTTTTGGCAATTTTATGAGAATTAAAATGTTCACAATAACATTGTCATAAAAATGCATGATTATTGCACATTTGTGGTATATTAGGTGCAGCTGGGGATTTTGATAGGATGCAAAAATAATTGTGCTGCCttttcaatttacttaattaaaattaacgaaagcaacacaattctagaacattttgtcacaacttgatttcattgtgttctatccatttaaataggaaaaaatagaagtttacttaatccatttgtgtttGGACTACATGGATACTtgttgtggtgttaatgtagcattaatgaaactgggcaggggatttacTTTTTTCCAGCATGCTTTACATGGGACtcaatagggagagtaaatgttaaaatgaagtgttattttatgtgtttttgtgcaagatgagtaTAAAGGTGGATACTTGTTATTGTTTAATGTATTggcatgttgagatttagaagagtttctgttatgatggagttttgggggttaccattatggagaAGAATGGAGCTTGAGCTTTCAATGAGGACAGGTAGATTGTCACACATGAAATAGATTGCTTGATTCTttgagcaattgctgtgctaacTGTAGCATTATTATTAAACTACACTCTGTAttgcttccaaccagcatgtaaCTAGCATGCTAACAATCACTTTCACTAGTTTGTTTAAGgaataaaagagatttatttttgttacattgacATGTcttattttgttgggtttacccgaTTCAACAAGGTTCTTTCTacaaaaagtgtttgtgttgagattacatagtaattttaagttaagaaaactaatttcaaacatgtggaaccactgtccacaaCTTAATCAAGTTTAGCCAAAGATAATCAAGTTTTATTTTGAGTGAACAAGTTCTTTAACAATTCTTACCCTTTGGCTCATTAGCTGTATTTGTGCACTGTATATGTAAGAATGTTATAAAATGGACATAAAGGAGGTCTAATCAATCCTACAAGAATGCAAAGAAATCTGTATTTTAGGCAAAATGCTATTTTTAGGTATTTGTAACAGCTAATAAGAAAACTATCTCTAAATACAGATTCAATGTTTAGTAACAATAGGAAGGGATCTCTATGCCTGCTTGAATTTCCATACTGATCCATGCTGCTTTATGCTGTTTTAGTGCTGGTCTACAATGAACAAACGTTAACCTAAaaaagtgcttcatgtggtaacatacAAATTAACTGGTCTTATTGAAGTCAAATTTGActaaattaggttacaccaacaaaactcatcCCTCTCATTTTCAACATGCGAGAGATCCAGCTGAAATGCCGCTACAAGGTTTTGAATATGTTCTAAACTACGAGTTAATTAAGAGCTTACTATCATTTTCACTATTCATGGCACATTTTCCAAATGGGAATGAGAATGAGAAGGGGAAGAGAGCTGTAAGAAAAGCTTAGTGGAATTGCTTCTAGGTCTGTCAGATTTGTTACAGGACTATTTCCCCTTTTCTAAAATAAGAATGGCAACTTATTTTCCTCTTCATTGTGCCCCAACGGCATGGCTGCTAATATGTCATTGGGCTTTGTATATGGAGCATTGTTGTTGATGTGCAAAGTAGATCTTATGTTCATACAGATGATCAGGCCAAAATGAAGATGAGAAACTAAGTATGAGAAACTCTTGAGAGATGTTCTCTCACATCTTTTTCCCGCAGACCATTGCAACAAACCTCTTGCGGATGAATCAGGAAGATGAAACTCTGCTTGTTCACATGATAGACACAGAGGATCCAGAAGAAAGGATAAGTGGATTTTTTGGTCACTTTTAATTAATTTCCTGTCATGTTTCCTGTGGACATGTTTAAAtactttacattaaaatactatttGGAGTGTTAAGAAAACCTTGAGCAAAGACAGATTGAATAGGCTTTCCTTATTTAGATGAACTAATCCATCTGCCAGTTTCAAAATGTCCTAATTATCATGAGATTATAGATGAAGATTTTCAATACATGCTGTgcaaaggcaaggcaagtttatttatatagcacatttcatacacaatggcaattcaaagtgctttacataatttaaaaaaaatcaattaagaaCAATAAATGAGAATTTTGCAGTACAATCATTAAGTGCAGCACAGTTAAACAGATGTGTTTAAAGTCAGGATCTGAATGTGGCTACTGTTGAAGCACACCTGACTTCTTCTGGAAGATGGTTCCAGCTGCGGGGGGCATAACAGCTAAATGCAGCCTTGCCTAGTtttaagtgaacccttggaactgacttgatcctaatgatcttaGAGGTCTGATAGGTTTActatattcaacaagcatatctgcaaTGCATTTAGGTCCTAAGCCAGGGGtactcaattaaagttccaagaggtccgatCTCTCCCATTTCCTTTCCCGGAAAGGTCCAGATAATAATAACTTAATTGTCAGTAGTTAGTATGGCTATGAAACATGTATGTcccttaaagaaaatgtatacattttaagtttgaatggaccatttttacaTATTCCTTAAAGTGACAATCtacttacacaaacaaacatttaaaatcacaGTGCAGCATAAaaacacgagcaagagtgtgatatggccctacatcagcactgattcggccgcaggccgagtgacGAAGGTAATCAcagctgatttagggccatatagcatgattgtgagtgtgatattgcttagatACAATAGTTCAATGAAcacgtaaatgtaaaaaaaattcataaaaaacacatttgtgcatggaactactttcttacgtgacgaaTGAGAATCTgacattgctggttcaaaccaaattatgCATTCAAGCCTTCGTTTGTatttcaaaaagttcacttcagaaataggatcactgcttgtgctgtttctaacaagttattggataaacaaggatggatggatgtgtgtgtgtgtgagagagagagagagagagagagacatggagcatgtgtgatcacctgttgccacactcaatcagagatgctgtcagctttctgaagatcatctTTCTCAATGGAAATATAGCAGTCCAAGTGggagtatttctccctatttcccAGTAGtcggtgtgcaagagtcattcactaaagaaaccgcaatgtcctccattttaaacagtgtgtcctctccaatgtggaaagtctgataagaggtaagtgccttcagttcgtgtaattaatcagtctgttgtgtctctcagctgtgatgagccataatgctgaagttgttcgtttaaagctgtttaaagctatttcctagctttagtagtagtaatgcatgagatcacgaagagctgttgtatgtaaatggcTGAAgcggattcacttcatgtcacctaactggcATATATTACAcctaaaaattatcttttgccatcaCCTGTTGGCTAACATATGCAATATGCtctagctcttaacagatctgcactgctcttacactttagtttagaatggctcaaacacaagcagagtgatacacacacacacacacacacacacacacagtgaagtccAAGTGCCGATGGTGTCAGacaatcagtgctcatggaacgtctctcatccaatcagattcgaagaCCGGAAATAACTGTTGTACATATATAGGCTGTAGGTTTAAATAGGCTGACTATGAAATAATGGAAACGTTCTCAACAGCAGAGAATTCTACTAGGTCTGTAATTGCTAAGTTTTGTTTGTCTTTATTTGCTATTCATGCCAAAGATGATAATATCtttgatacattttcataaaattacaacaaaaatct contains the following coding sequences:
- the LOC127626667 gene encoding desumoylating isopeptidase 1-like; amino-acid sequence: MEDRVFTAILNGKEIEKLWHTSIVAYGEEFFFGGGGISSCHPGGTLLGMPDSIVDLGNTEIPRDLFLEYLSSFSESTYRPEKYHLFEHNCNNFSCEVAQFLTGAKIPSYITDLPSEVLAT